In Bacillota bacterium, the DNA window GCAGGAGCGCGGCCAGGCGCGGGCGGAACAGGCGATGGCGGATACGGGTCATGAGACGCCTCCTCTATGCCAATCGCAAGGGAATTCCCGCCGGAGGGGGCGCCTCCTGCCTCCGGGGCGGTCTCCGGGCCGCCGGGCGGCCTGCCGTGCCGACTCGGGCCTTTACGGTTCGGTTACAGCCGCGCCCCGGCGGGAGCGGGCGGCGCTCCGGCGGCTATACTCAGAGGCGACTTCATCCGACCACTCGCGCTTCGACGGAGGTCGCGCCGCAATGCGACGTCAGCCGCTCCGGGCCCGGCGGGCGGGCCTCTCTCTCCTGGCGGCCGGGCTCCTGGCCCTGCTCTCCGCGCTCCTCCCTGTCCACGCGGCCCTGGCGGCGCCCTCGGTGCGCCTCGTCCCCGCCGGTCGGCTCTTCAGCGACTTGGCCTCCCCGGGCGACGCCCAGGTCTTCGGCGCACTGGCCGCACTGGGCGCCTTCCAGGGGGACGGCGGCCCGGGCGGGCCGGTGCGGCCCGACGACCCCATCGACCGGGCGGAGTTCGCCAGCGTGCTGGCCCAGTTGACGGGACGGGCCGGCGTGGCCAGCGTCATGTCCAGCTTCCAGCCGCCCTACGCCGACGCGGCCGCCATCCCGAACTGGGCGCGCGGGGCGGTCAACGTGGCGTACAGCGCGGGGCTTCTGCGCGGCTACCCCGACGGCACCTTCCGCCCCGACCGGCCGGTCAGCGAGGCGGAGGTGCTGGCGGCGCTGGCACGGACGGCCGGCTACACGTCGGCGCCGGGCTCCTGGCCCGGCAACTGGGTCGACCTGGCCGACGCCCAGGGACTGGCCGACAAGAGCACCGTCGACCCGTCCGCCGCGGCCACCCGGCGCTTCGTCGCCCAGGTGGCCTACCGGGCGCTCTTCATCCCCGGCCCCGACGGCAAGACGCTCTTCGCGCGGACGGGCGGCGCCGAGGGCGAAGTGGCGGTCCTGGACGGCGCCACCATCCGCATCCGCCCCCCCGCCGCAGGAAGCGCCCTCGGCTCGACGCGCATCCTCTCCTCTCTCGACCCGGCCTCCGCGGAGGCGCCGGAGGCGATCCGCCCGGCGCCCGGCGCCCTGGCCGCCCTGGGCGAGACGGTCACCTACCGCGACCCCGACCTCTTCGCCCTGGCGCCGCAGGTGATCGCCATCGGCTTCGCCAGCTGGTCCGACCTGAAGGTGGGCACGCTGGTCCGCCTCTACCTGAACGACGGCCAGGTGACCGGCATCGAGACGGTGCAGTAGGGGGCGGCCGGCGGGCCGCCCTGCGCCCGGCCCGCCCGTTCACGGCCCGCCCGTTCAGGAGGAGCCGGACGAGCCGCCCCCGCCCGGCGAGGTGCCGCTCCCTCCGCCGGGGCCGCCGCTCCCGCCGCCCGGGGCACCTCCCCCGGGGAAGCCGCGCGGCGGCCCCGGAGGCCCGCTCCGCTCGACGAAGGCGGCGATCCGCTGCCGCATGGCCTGGAGCCGCTGCTGCTCCTGCTGCGCCGTCATCTGGCCGCTCTTCACCGCCTGGTCGAGCCGGCTCTTCGCCGCCTCCAGGAGCGCTTGCTCCAGCCCCTGGACGCTCTTCCCCTCCGCCTGGGCCACCTGGGCCAGCGAGCGGCCCTGCTGCAGCTGCTGCTGCAGCTGCGCGGTCGTGAGACCGAGGTACTGGGCGGCCGCGCCCAGGTTGAAGAAGCCGCCGAAACCCCTTCCTGCGCCGGGGCGCCCGCCCGGGCTCCCCGCCGGCGCGCCGGGCACGGTGGCTCCGGCGGCGTTCCCGGAGGGCGTCGCGCCGTTCGCCACCGAGGCCGAGCGGGCCGGCGAAGAGCCGCAGCCCGCGAGGAGGAGGCCGCCCGCCAGCAGCAGGGCGCCCGCCGTCCTGGGCCAGGCGCGCGTCGCCATGGTCACCATCGCCTCCACCGGAAGAGCTGGTCGCGGATACCGCGGCAGGAAGCGGTACCCGGACCGGCGCCCAGTATACGTCCGCGCGGCCGCGCCACCATGGCCGGGAGGCGGCGCGGGAGGCCGCTCCCCGGCTCCGCCGCGAGGGGCAGGCAGGACGTTGGCAACGCGGGCAAGAAGAGCCTCCCGTCGACAACGCTGTCGTCGAACCGCGGGTGGGGAGGTCGTCATGCAGCCTTCGATGGAACGGGAAGCCGTCTACGAAGACGAGATCGACCTGCGCGAGCTGGTGGCCACGCTGGTGCGCAGGAAGTGGTGGATCGCCGGCGTCACCCTGATCGCGCTGGCGGTGGCCGGCGTCCTCAGCTTCGCCGTCCTTCCTCCGACGTACGCCGTCTCCGTGCAGGTGGCGCCGCCGGCCAACCAAGCGCTCCTAGACATGATCTACGGTATGGATTCCGCTGTCCAAGGCTCGGCGGGATCGACCGGCAACGCCACCGGACAGTCGGAGATCCAGGCTTATACGGCGATGGCATCTTCCGACGTCGTCCTCGCCCAGGTGGCCCGGGAGGTAGGGTGGCAGAAGAACTACAGCGAGCTGCAGCAAAGCTTCGCCGTCCAGGCGGACAGCAACGGCGGCACCCTGACGGTCACGGCGCGGGCGCCCAGCGCGGAGGAGGCCTACCGGCTGGCGACAGCATGGCGGCGGGCCTTCGTCGGCGCCGCCGTCAACCTGGCCAGACAGCAGCTGGACCTCCAGATCCAGGTGGGCGAGCGGCGGGTGGCGGGTGAAGAGGCCGCGCTCGACCGGCTGCAGGCCACCCTCGGGCCGGGTGGAAACCCCAGCACTGCGACGATGATCTCAGTCGCCGCCGTCGGCCAAGTGCTGGCCCAGGCCCAGGGCGACCTCGACCGCTTGCTGGCGCTGCGCCAGTCCGTCGACGCGGTGGCGGCGCCCACCGTCCTCCAGGACGCGCGCCTGCCCGAGGCTCCGGTGGCGCCGCGCAAGGCGCTCAACCTGGCGGTGGCGCTTGTGCTTGGCCTGATGGTGGGCGTACTCGCCGCCTTCTTCGCCGACTACTGGGCGCGGGGGCAGGAGGCGGTGCCGGAGGCGGCGGCCGACGGGGCGACGGCGAGCGGCCGCTGAGGCCCGTCAGGCCGTCCCCGCCTGAGGCGAGCCGTCGGCGCGGCCCGCCTCCGCGGGACGCATCAGGTGGTAGCTGGCGGTGCCGATGGCCACCAGCTCGCCCCGGGCGTCGACCACGTCGACGCTCAGGAAGGCGACCGTCCGGCCGATGCGCCGGATGCGCGCCGTGGCCCGCAGGCGCTCGGACTCCAGCGTCGCCCCGTGGACGAACTCCACGTGCAGGTCGATGGTGGCGTGGCGCGTGCCCGGGGCCGTGTTGGCCACCACGGCGACGCCCGCCGCGGTGTCGACCAGGGTGGCGATGAAGCCGCCGTGGACGCGGCCCGCCATCTGCAGGTGGCGGCGCTCCACGGGCATCTCCACCACCGCTTCCTGGTCGGAGACGCGCACGGGCACGAGGCCCAGCAGCTCCCAGGCGGGATTGTCGGGGAGCAGGGAGCGATCGAAGGGAAAGGCGGCGCCGGCGGCGCCGGCTGACGGCGGAAGACCCTGGACGCCCAGCGCGACCACCTCCCGGGGGTCGAGATGAGCATACCAGAGCCGCCGGCAGCTAGCTTCGTAGCAGTTCCTCGCGCGCCTCGCCGCCGGGGTAGCGGTCGGGGCGGACGGTCAGCTCGCCCGGCTCGGCGCGGAGGCGGAGCCGGTAGGCGCCCTCGCCCAGCCGCTCCACGCCGGCGACGGCGTCGGCGCGGGCGGAGAGGACCGCCCCCTGTGCGTGGATGTCGAGCCGCCCCTCCACCATCTCGCACTCCTCCGGACGGAAGCGGAAGGCGACCGCCCAGCCGTCGGCCAGGCGGTAGGCGACCTTCAGCGTCTCCCGGCGCGAGCGCAGCTCCTCCACCATCCGCTCCAGCTCGCGCGTGACGGCGCCGAGGCCGGCTTCCGTGGTCGCCAAGGCCAACACCCCCCGGCTAGGATGCGCCGGCGGCGGCCGTCGCATGCCGGGCGGCTCACGCCGGGCGGCGGCCCGTGCCGCGAGACGGGCCGGCTCAGGGGCGGGCCACGGCCACGCGCGGGGCGGGCGCGCAGGCGCGGGGCGGCAGCGGGCGCACGTCGGGGAGCTCCAGGCGGCGGAGCTCGGGCACTTCCTCAGCCAGGCGCGAGAGGCGCAGGAAGAGGTCGGCCAGGCAGGCGACCGCCTCCGCCGGCGCCCCCTCGCCCAGTGCCGCCGCGGCCAGGTCGGCGGCCTCCAGGTCGGTCAGCGGCGTGATGCGGGCCAGCGGCTCGCCCAGGGGGACGAACTCGCCGCGGCGGGCGGTGGGCGCCAGGCGCCGCACCAGGAGGAGCGGCCCGAAGAGCGGGTCCGGCTCCACCGTCACCGCCAGCCGGAGCCCCCGCTCGGGCGCCCGCGACGGCTCCACCTCCAGGCCCGCGGCGGCCACCACCGCCTCCGCCTCCTCGGCGGGCAGCCAGCGCTCCTCCTCGTCGGGGGCCAGCCGCTCCAGCGCCTCGCGCGCCAGCTGGCGCGCCCGCTCCACGTCGGCCCCCTCCAGGTCGGGGATGCGGCCGCGCGGCCGGCGGCGGAAGGCCGCGTAGCGCGCTGCCCGCGCCAGCGCCCGCACCGTCCGCTCGGGGAAGGGGTAGACGGGCAGGCGGCGCGCCTCCGGATCCAGGAAGCGGACGGCGTAGGCGCGCTCGGCGGAGGGCAGGAAGTTGGCCACCACCGGCTTGCGCACGCCCTCCGCCTCGGCCTCGCGCACGCCCTCCAGGAGCGCGCGCGCCACCGCCGCCTCGTCGGAGAGGCCGGCCGGGACGAAGAGGACGACGACGGCGTCCACCTCCGGGTCGCGCAGCACCTCGGGCAGCGCCCGCCGGTAGCCCTCCGCCAGCGCCTCGAAGCCCAGGTCGAGCGGCGGGCGGGCCAGGAGGAGCCCCTCGGCGCGCAGCGCGTCGACGGTGATGACGGCGCCGCCGGCGCTGTTGGTGACCACCGCCACGCGCTCGCCCGCCGGCAGCGGCTCGGCCTCGAGGACGGCGGCCACGTCGAAGAGCTCCTCCAGCGTGTCCGCGCGGATGATGCCCGCCTGGCGGAAGAGCGCCTCCACGGCCACCTCGCGCGCCTGGCCGGCGGCCTGGCGCGCCTCGGAGACCTGGACGCCGGCGGCGGTGCGCGCGCCGCGCACCACAAGGACCGGCTTCCTGGGGGTGATGCGGCGGCAGATGCGCGAGAACTTGCGCGGGTTGCCGAAGGACTCCAGGTAGAGGGCGATCATCTCCGTCTCCGGGTCGTCCTCCCAGTACTGGAGGCAGTCGTTGCCCGAGACGTCGGCCTTGTTGCCCATGCTGACGAAGCTGGAGAGGCCGACGCCGATGCGGCTGAGCGCGTCCAGGATGGCCACGCCCAGCGCCCCCGACTGGCTGGCGAAGGCCAGCCGGCCGCGGGCGGGCAGGCGCGGGGCGAAGCTGGCGTTGAGGCGGACCGCCTCCGCCGTGTTGACGATGCCCAGGCAGTTGGGGCCCACCAGGCGGATGCCGGCGGCGCGCAGGCGGCGGACCACCTCCTGCTGGAGCGCCTCGCCCTCCGGCCCGGCGTCGGCGAAGCCGGCGGAGGTGATCAGCACCGCGCGGACGCGCGCCTGGACGCAGTCGTCCACCACCTGCAGCACCTCGCGCGCCGGCACCACCACCACCGCCAGGTCGACCGGCTCGGGCAGGTCGCGCAGGCTGGGATAGGCGCGGACGGCCGCCACCGCGTGCGCCGAGGGGTTGACGGGGTAGACGACGCCCTGGAAGCCTCCCTCCAGCAGGTGGCGGAAGAGGAGGTGGCCCAGCCGCTGCGGGTCGCGCGAGGCGCCCACCACCGCCACCGTCGCCGGCCGGAAGAAGGGCTCGAGGGAGGCCGCGGTGGCCAGCTTCTCCCGCGTCTCCTGCAGCGCCCGGCTCCGCTCGGTGGCGCCCAGGGGGAGGACCATGCGCACCGCCCCGTCCTCCCAGCGCTCGCGGGTCTCGTAGCCCGAGTCGTAGAGCACCTGGATCATCCTGCGGTTGGCGGGCAGCACCACCGCCTCGAAGCGCTGGTAGCCGGCCCGCCAGGCCGCCTCGGCCAAGTGCTCCAGGAGGAGCGTGCCCAGCCCGCGCCCCTGGTAGCGGTCGTCCACCAGAAAGGCCACCTCGGCCGTCCCCGGCTCGCCCGCGGGCGCGTAGTTGCCCACCGCCAGGAAGCGCTCCCCCGCCTCGCAGACCAGCGCCAGCGCCTCGCGCCCGTCGCCCGCCAGGAGCCGCTCCAGCTCCCGCTCGCTCACCTCGCGCACGGCGTGGAAGAAGCGGAAGTAGAGGCTGTCCGGCGAGGCGCTGCGGAAGAGCTCGCGCAGCCGCTCCCGGTCGCGCGCCTCGCGGCCGAGCGGGCGCAGCTCCGCCACCGTGCCGTCGCGCAGGATGACGCGCGCCACCGCCTATCCCTCCTCGCGCAGCCCGGCCGCCTCGGGCGGCAGCGGCAGGAGGCGGCCCGCCCGCGCCATCTCGCCGTAGTAGCGCGCGCTGGGCCGTACCTCGCGGCGCTGGGTGGCGTAGTCGACGCCGATCAGGCCGAAGCGGGGGCGGAAGCCCTCCGCCCACTCGAAGTTGTCCAGGAGCGCCCAGTAGAAGTAGCCGCGCACGTCCAGCCCGCGTGCCAGCGCCGCCGCCACCTGCTCCAGATGGAGGCGGATCCAGAGCTGGCGCTCGCGGTCGTCCAGGGTGGCGATGCCGTTCTCCGTCACCACCACCGGGCGCCCGTAGGCGGCCGCCGCCTCCAGCGTCCGGCCCAGCCCGTCGGGCGCCCAGACCCAGCCCATCTGCGTCGTCCGCTGGCCGGGCAGGGCGCTGAGCGGGCTGAGCAGCCCCTGGAGGCGCCAGCTCCAGCGGCTCCAGCTGCGCGAGTAGTAGTTGAGGCCGACGAAGTCCTGCCGCTCGCGGATCCGCTCCAGGAAGTCCAGGTTGAAGAGCCGCCAGTGGAGCCGGGCGGCGCGCCGGTCGCCGGCCCGGCGCGGGTCCAGCGGCACGAAGTCGATCATGTTCTGCGCCACGCCCGCCATCGCCGAGCCGCCGCCCAGCGCGTGCACCGCCTCCCAGGCGCGGCGGTGCGCCTCCGCCAGCGCCGCCAGCGCCCGCGCCGCCGCCCGCGGCGAGCGCAGCTGCGGCGGCCAGATCCCCGCCAGGAAGCCCTGCACCGCCAGCACCATGGGCTCGTTGACTGTCACCCACCACTCCACGCCGTGCGGTGCCAGCGCCCGCACCACGCGCTCCGCGTAGGCGGCGAAGCGCTCCGGCGCCCGCGGCCAGAGCCAGCCGCCGCGGTTGGCGAGCCAGCGCGGCAGCGTGAAGTGGTAGAGCGTCACCAGCGGCGTGACGCCCCGCTCCCGGCAGGCCTCCACCATGGCGGCGTAGTGCTCCAGCTCTCCCTCCGCGAAGTCGCCCGGGAAGGGCTCCACCCGCGCCCACTCCACGCCGAAGCGGTAGGCGTTCAGCCCCAGGTCGGCCAGCAGGCCGATGTCCTCGCGGAAGCGCCGGTAGTGGTCGGCCGCCAGCCCCGAGCGGTCGCCGCCGGCGACGTGGCCGGGCAGCTGCTCCCAGGCCCACCAGTCGCTCAGCCGGTTCTCGCCCTCCACCTGGTGACCGCTGGTGGCCGCCCCCCAGAGGAAGCCGGCGGGGAAGCGGAAGTCCTCGGGGACCATGCGCGCTCACCTCGGACGCGATCTCGGCCGCCCCGCGCGGCACGCGAACGAAGGCGGCGGGCGCCGCGCCGGCCTCCGGCCGGCCCCGGGCCCACCGCCATTATCCGCCTCCCGCCGCCGGCCCGCTCAGAAGACGGTGCGCCGGCGGGCGAAGCGCTCCTGGACGTAGTCCAGCGTCTCGCCGAAGCGCTGGAAGTGCGTCACCTCCCTCTGCCGCAGGAAGGCGAGCACCCGCGAGACGCGCTCGTCGTCCGAGAGGTCGAGCAGGTCCTCGTAGGTGGTGCGCGCCTTCTCCTCCGCCGCCATGTCCTCGTGCAGGCAGGTGACGGGGTCGTCGAAGGACTGGAAGTAGGTGGCCGTCCAGGGGACGCCGTTGGCGTCCTCCAGGAACATGGCGTAGCCGTGCTGGGCGTAGTGTCCGCCCAGCCCCGCCCGCTCCAGGTCGCGCGGGGAGGCGTCCTGGATCAGCTTCTGCACCAGCGTGCCCACCATCTCCATGTGGGCCAGCTCCTCGGTGCCGATGTCGGTCAGGATCGCCTTGCCCCGCCCCGTGGGCATGGCGAAGGACTGGGTCAGGTAGCGCCAGGCGGCGGTGAACTCGCCGTCCGGGCCGCCGAACTGGGTCATGATCACCTTGGCCAGCGCCGGGTTGGGCCGGGTGATCTCGATGGGGACCTCCAGCTGCTTGACAAAGACCCACATGCCGCTCGCCTCCTCCGTGGCACCGCCTGGGCCGTCGACTCGCCGCCTGCCGCCCGGCCCGCCTCAGGGGTCGGGCCCGCCCCAGAGCGGCCAGGGGAAGGGCGTCCGCGTCCACTGCCAGGGGTAGCCGCTGGGATCCTCGCCGTGGTTCATCAGAGGACCGAAGCGGCGCACCCACTCGCGGTGGAGCACCATCAGCTCGGAGACCAGCCGGTTGTAGTCGTCCAGCGCCCGCCGGTCGTCGGGGTGCGTGTCCAGGTAGAGGTTGATCTCCAGGGCGGCGAAGTGGAGCTGCTGCATGCGCAGCGAGAGCGCGTCGGGCGTCATCCCCTGCGCCTTCACCTCGTCCATGCGCGGCCACCTCCCGCGGGCGTGCGCCAGGGCCGCCCCGTGTAGGGGCGCACCAGGTCGGGCCAGAGCGAGCCCTGGCGGAGCGCCTCCTCGAGCGGGAACTGGTTCCTGTAGGAAGCGGCGCTCTGGATGGGGACGAAGGCCATGGTCAGATCGATCCCCGCGGGGAGGACATAGCTCCCCGGCCCCGGCTGCGGGACGGCTCCGCCCGGTCCCGCCGGCGGCCAAGCCGGCAGGTCGGGAGGCAGGCCGGCCTCGGGACCGGGTCCGGCCCCCGGACCGGCTCCGGCGCCTCCCCCGCCCCAGTTGTCGTAAAAGCCCCCTTGCGCCGAGCCGCTCCCGGGCGCGGCCGCCTCCCCGGCGGGGAGGCCGGCGGCGGCCTCCCCGCCGCCCGCGCCGGCCGGCTGCCCGCCGCCCGGCGGCCCGCCGGCGGGTGCCGCCTCCGTGCCGCGACGTCGCCGCGGATCGCGCAGCATCGCCTCTCCTCCCTTCCGACGTGGTCAAGCCAGCATATGGACGGCTTCCGGGAAGGGTGCGGCAGCCGCGGTGGCCGGAGGCGGAAAGCCTTGTCCTGCACGGGCTGGCGGTGTTGTCCAGCGCGTGCAGCGGTACCTGGAATCGGGGGCTGTCGGAGTCTTCGGTCCCCAATCTGCCCCCAACTGGGTTGGTAGTAATTAGGGAACCAGCAGACCTGGTTTGTCCCCAATCCCCTCCGAAGATCCAAGCGGGGCGACCCCTCCGCCTTGGCCCCTCGGCGACGTAGCCGGTAGACCAAAGCGGGGATCCTCCCCGGAGGAACCGACCCGGCACGCTGGGGCAAGCAGTAGGGAGGAGGCACGTCAAGCGCATACCGAGCTGTAGGCAAAGATGCCGCCCGTGACGGCGGCCGTCGCCTGTATCCCAGGTCGTGGTGGAAAAGTCCCGGATGAGCTGAGTTTCCTCCAGCTACGACCGAGGGAACAGACCGAGGTGAAGCCGGACAGGTCGGCCGGTTCCCGGGACCGAGATTCGGACGCCAGAAGAGCCGGCCGTGGCTGAACCTGGAGACTGCTGGCGCGCGGATTCGATAACGAGGGCGTCGCCTTCGACATATACACCGACAACACGAACTCGTCGACCGCGAATGGAGCGAGCGACAGAGCCGCCGGGTCCAGAGGCAGCTGGCAGCTGGAGGAGGCGCATCTGCGGCTCCCCACCTCGGTGGAGGCGACGACTTCGAGACCGCACCGGGTGGACAAGGCGTGGGTCCACCAGCTGGCCGAAGGGCGCTGGCTCCTGGAACGCCCCAACGCCTTGATCACCGGCCCTACGGGAGCTGGGAAGACCTTCGTGGCTTGCGCGCTCGGCAACGCCGCCTGCCGTCAGGGTTTCCGTTTCCGCTACTTGCGGCTCGCAAGACTCCTGAGCGAGCTCAACAGCGTCCCAGCTCGTGGCGGAACTTCCCTGGCGGCAGCTTCAGGATCGGGATACCGCCGTCGGCGGTAGGGATATCGCCTCACCTCCTGGTCTTTCCGCAGCTTGGCCATCGACTCCTGGCGGAAGTAGCGGCGCGGTGCCGCCTGCCAGGAGTCGCTTTACCCAGGCGGTAAGGGGAAGGTCCATGGGAGCTGTGGCGAAGTTGGCCCACGACCGCCGCTAGCAGGACGCGGCGCCCCATGTGAGAGCGGCAGAGGAGGCGAAAGCCCGTTAGTGACTGAACGCGGGCCTACCCACCCCGGCTTTGGCAGCGTATGCTACCTAGGGAGTTCGTGCTACGAACAATGGAAATTGCTGGTACCATCTTCCCGGCGACATGGCTTGGTTCTTACCACCCAAGGGCGCTTGGCTGATGCGCCTCCGGTTAGCGCGCCCGCGGGCCATCTGCCTCGCGGTCGGCTGTCCCGCAAATACTAGTCTCAAGGAGGTCGGGCAATGCCCTTGGCTCAGATTGCTTCCCTGCGTTCTTGAGGCCATCGAACGTTCACCCGACGGCGAAGGGCGGGAATAGCCGTGCCAACGGCCGAGCAGCTAAAGGCACTGATTCGCACCCATGCCGAGGGCGACGACGAGCGCTTTTACGCCGTCGCCCTACAGCTCGCTGCCCGGGAGGCCCGCCAGGGTCATACCAAACTGGCCCAGGAGCTCCGCGACCTGGTTGATGAGGTACGCGCACGTCCAAAGTCCCTACCTGCCAAGCCCGTACCCATCGTCCAGCCCCGAGGCGAGTTGGCCGGTCTCCTCAGTGCCACATACCCAAAAATCAGGCTTGCTGATATGACCCTCGACCACCTCGTCCGCACCAGGCTCGACCGCGTTCTTATGGAGCAACGCAACCGTGCATCACTCCGCGAGCACGGCTTTTCGCCGATCCGCAAGCTCCTCCTAAGCGGTCCACCCGGCACGGGCAAGACCATGACATCTGCTGCTCTCGCTGGCGAACTAGGGCTAGCCCTCTTCACCATTCAGCTGGATGGGCTTATCACCAAATATCTCGGCGAAACCGCAGCCAAGCTGCGCCTCATCTTCGACGCCATCCATGCCACACGCGCTGTCTATCTCTTCGACGAGTTCGATGCGCTAGGCGGAGAGCGCTCAGCGCGCAACGACGTCGGCGAAATCCGCCGCGTTCTCACCTCCTTTCTTCAATTTCTCGAGGTGGACGACTCCGACAGCCTCATCGTCGCCGCCACAAATCATCCCCACCTCCTTGATGAAGCGCTTTTCCGCCGTTTCGATTCGCTCATTGAGTACTGTTTACCCTCCCAATCCCTCGCAGAACAACTCATCCGCGCCCGGCTTGCACATCTAGACATAACTGATGTCGACTGGGCGAAGGTACGGGAAGCCACAGACAGGCTCAGCCACGCGGACGTCACCCGCGCGTGCGAACAAGTCGCTAAGAACGCAATTCTTGAACGCAGAAACTATGTTCGTACAAAGGAACTTTTGGAAGCTCTCGCCGAGCGTCGTAAGATGCGTTCATTATGATGGCGGGGATTGATCTATGGGCGCGATCCGTGATAAGAGACACTTGATCGTTCCCAAGGAGCCGGCAGTTGAGCCATATCGTCCGCCCAAACGACGCGTCTTACCTCGACCTCTTCCTGGCCCCGAGGACCGTTTGACTCACGCAGCCGCTCTCCGCACCTCGCTGCAAAAGGCGGAACAGGAGGCCTTAGAGCAGCGTGCAGCCCTGGGTCTGACCGTGCACGGCGCGCAGCCGGGTATCTACGTCCAGTTCGAAAGCCTACCGGGAATCGATCTTAACGTTAAGTCTCTTGAAGATCGGCGTCAGCGGATAGAGGTTGTTGCCGTACAGACTGTAAAATCAGGCTCCGATGGTGACCCCGTTCAGCGTGCCACGGTATTTATTCCAGACGGCAAACTCAAACACTTTTTCACGCGCTTTGAGCAGTATGCCACCGAGCAGACGAGCAAAGGCGAGCCTCGACACAAGGACATGGTGGATCGAATTGCTGATGTTCGGCGCGCCGCGTTGCGGGAACTCTGGACAGACGCTGTGACAGCTTACCCACGGGAACACGAAACCATTTGGTGGGAGGTGTGGCTTCGCGTCCATGACGGACACGAGGTCGAACGCCTCTGTGAGTTTGCACGTGTCGTGGGACTTCACATGGGAGAACAAAGACTTGTATTTGACGACCGGATCGTCGTGCTAGTTCGGGCAACGCCAGAACAGCTATCCGGCTCGATAGACGTCCTTAATGATGTGGCCGAGGTGCGGCGGGCTAAAGAAAGCGCCGCGTTCTTCGTCGACATGTCTCGACAGGACCAACTCGCCTGGGCCGAGGACTTCTCTCGGCGAATCACCCGTCCGCCGACCGAT includes these proteins:
- a CDS encoding S8 family peptidase — protein: MGAIRDKRHLIVPKEPAVEPYRPPKRRVLPRPLPGPEDRLTHAAALRTSLQKAEQEALEQRAALGLTVHGAQPGIYVQFESLPGIDLNVKSLEDRRQRIEVVAVQTVKSGSDGDPVQRATVFIPDGKLKHFFTRFEQYATEQTSKGEPRHKDMVDRIADVRRAALRELWTDAVTAYPREHETIWWEVWLRVHDGHEVERLCEFARVVGLHMGEQRLVFDDRIVVLVRATPEQLSGSIDVLNDVAEVRRAKESAAFFVDMSRQDQLAWAEDFSRRITRPPTDAPAVCILDTGVASGHPLLQPVIDQSGVTSVDPTWGGHDDGGGPGRMGHGTEMAGLAAYGDLTPLLSGSALVRVHHRLESVKILPPRGDNHPNLYGAITAQAVSRAEILAPDRRRVFSLAVTANDQRDRGQPTSWSAAIDALAAGRIFDR